A single Aulosira sp. FACHB-615 DNA region contains:
- a CDS encoding serine protease gives MNNKSILFISGVVGLMTLGVWFSVEAQVKKQPATTTAPTLKKVGQLELQNNGKPFKPSELEQSNKPIKKGTRGTIGRDDRLPMLSNNYPWSTVGRIVGESNSQTYTCTGTLIDEDIVLTNAHCVVDPKTGNVADRVAFLPNVVDGRYQDRAYAVQYLAGTHFQDQNAAANDWAVIKIDRPLGRKYGYLGWKSLPSTTLIRNEKKFFFVGYSGDYPQAETEKFWGLTAGQGWTAGFQAGCSIVDEQSSILLHDCDTAGGSSGGPIIASIGGEPYIVALNNAEIKDSSTGKGIINLAVNISFLDRLFGKK, from the coding sequence ATGAATAACAAATCTATTTTATTTATCTCTGGTGTTGTTGGTCTGATGACTTTGGGTGTTTGGTTTTCTGTGGAAGCACAGGTGAAAAAACAACCAGCAACAACCACAGCCCCGACGTTAAAAAAAGTAGGTCAATTAGAATTACAAAATAATGGCAAACCTTTTAAACCGTCAGAATTAGAACAATCAAATAAACCTATTAAAAAAGGAACCAGGGGAACTATAGGCAGAGACGATCGCCTGCCGATGTTAAGCAATAATTATCCTTGGTCTACTGTTGGTCGAATTGTGGGTGAATCGAACTCGCAAACTTACACCTGTACAGGAACTTTAATTGATGAAGATATTGTATTAACCAATGCTCATTGTGTAGTTGACCCCAAAACTGGCAATGTAGCAGATAGAGTTGCTTTTCTACCAAATGTAGTTGATGGTCGATATCAAGATAGAGCTTATGCAGTGCAGTATCTAGCGGGTACACACTTTCAAGATCAAAATGCTGCGGCTAATGATTGGGCGGTAATAAAAATTGATAGACCTCTGGGGCGTAAATATGGTTATCTAGGTTGGAAGTCGTTACCTTCTACAACTTTAATTCGCAATGAGAAAAAATTCTTTTTTGTCGGATATTCTGGTGATTATCCCCAAGCAGAAACAGAAAAGTTTTGGGGTTTAACAGCCGGACAAGGATGGACGGCAGGTTTTCAAGCTGGTTGCAGTATTGTAGATGAACAGTCCAGTATCTTATTACATGACTGCGATACTGCGGGTGGTTCATCTGGCGGCCCCATTATTGCTTCGATTGGTGGTGAACCTTATATTGTGGCTTTAAATAATGCGGAAATTAAAGATAGTAGCACTGGTAAAGGAATCATTAATTTGGCTGTGAATATATCCTTTTTAGATAGGTTATTTGGGAAGAAATAA
- a CDS encoding CHAT domain-containing tetratricopeptide repeat protein — MKNPFPHYLFLPLLLSSLLLSDTVSATSKTQTLQIAQQPTQPDATRAAAVQALSEGSELYKQGTVESLRQAIAKWQIALPLWQKLGDKSYEAVTLVGIGRVYSDLGEKQKALSFYNQALPIIRAVGDLVGEATTLNNIGQVYSDLGEKQQALSYYNQALPLRRAVRDRSGEATALNNIGAVYSELGQKQQALSYYNQALPLYREVSDRAGEATTLNNIGGVYSELGEKQQALSFLNQALPLHRAVGAIGGEATTLTGIGLVYSDLGEKQQALSFFNQALPLLREVGNLAGEATTLNNIAYVERDKGNLQTALTQIAAAVKIVEELRTKIDSKELRTSYFATVQDYYQFYTDLLMQLHKKEPSKGYAAQALHISERSRARGLVELLTEANIDIRKNITPELAAEEKRLQLLREAKEKQLSQLASQSQPPAALIAATKKEIEDILKQQQELTNKIRATNPEYAALKYPQPLTLPQIQQQLDKDTLLLQYSIGEKRSYLWAVTPTSLNSYELPGRDKIAQAVKNYKEPLLFCQNRDCQSLSSRQQAKFFQAATQLSQLILAPVAEKLADKRLVIVGDGALQDIPFAALVAPNTPATNQKDYQPLILKHEIVNLPSMTAIATHRQKLRQRQLAPKTLAVLANPVFSAEDERVTGKPAGVTSDLDIRGQLEQSALKRAARNINRSQWWDALPGTLKEAEAILPLAPSDSRLLAVNFDANYNWATSKQLAQYRFVHLATHGFADPTNPELSGIVLSLVNKQGQSIPGYLRLSDIFNLNLPAQLVVLSACETGLGADIKGEGLVGLTRGLMYAGSASVALSLWQVSDDATPELMKEFYQQMLQGKKSPNAALRAAQIAMLQNPDWRYPYYWGAFTVQGEWR; from the coding sequence ATGAAAAATCCTTTTCCCCACTATCTTTTTTTACCTTTATTGCTGAGTTCGCTGCTGTTATCAGATACAGTCAGCGCCACATCAAAAACTCAAACGTTGCAGATAGCACAACAACCAACCCAACCAGACGCAACCCGCGCCGCAGCAGTACAAGCATTAAGTGAAGGATCAGAGTTGTACAAGCAAGGTACAGTCGAAAGCTTACGACAGGCAATTGCAAAATGGCAAATTGCCTTACCCCTGTGGCAGAAATTAGGGGATAAATCTTATGAAGCTGTAACTCTAGTGGGAATTGGTCGAGTCTACTCAGATTTAGGAGAAAAGCAGAAAGCACTGTCATTTTATAACCAAGCTCTGCCCATAATTCGTGCGGTAGGCGATCTCGTGGGGGAAGCTACTACTCTCAATAACATTGGTCAAGTCTACTCAGATTTAGGAGAAAAGCAGCAGGCATTGTCATATTACAACCAAGCTCTGCCCCTCAGACGTGCCGTGAGAGATCGCTCCGGGGAAGCCACTGCTCTCAATAACATTGGTGCAGTCTACTCAGAATTAGGACAAAAGCAGCAAGCACTGTCATATTACAACCAAGCTCTGCCCCTGTATCGTGAGGTGAGCGATCGCGCGGGGGAAGCTACTACTCTCAATAACATCGGTGGAGTCTACTCAGAATTAGGAGAAAAGCAGCAAGCACTGTCATTTCTCAACCAAGCTCTGCCCCTACATCGTGCAGTGGGCGCGATCGGGGGGGAAGCCACTACTCTCACTGGCATTGGTCTAGTCTACTCAGATTTAGGAGAAAAGCAGCAAGCACTGTCATTTTTCAACCAAGCTCTGCCTCTATTACGTGAAGTCGGCAATCTTGCAGGAGAAGCCACTACTCTCAATAACATTGCTTACGTAGAACGAGACAAAGGCAACCTTCAAACCGCGCTTACTCAAATTGCGGCAGCAGTCAAAATTGTTGAAGAATTACGCACCAAAATCGACAGCAAAGAATTGCGTACTTCCTACTTCGCTACTGTACAAGACTATTACCAGTTCTACACCGACTTGCTGATGCAGTTGCATAAAAAAGAACCAAGCAAAGGTTATGCCGCCCAAGCACTGCACATCAGCGAACGTTCCCGCGCTAGAGGTTTAGTTGAACTCTTAACCGAAGCCAATATTGATATCCGCAAAAATATTACCCCGGAATTAGCAGCCGAGGAAAAACGTCTACAACTGCTACGAGAAGCCAAAGAAAAACAACTATCACAATTAGCCAGTCAATCCCAACCACCAGCAGCACTCATCGCCGCCACTAAAAAAGAAATCGAAGACATCCTCAAACAACAGCAAGAACTCACAAACAAAATTCGGGCGACTAACCCAGAATATGCCGCCTTGAAATATCCCCAACCCCTCACCTTGCCACAAATTCAGCAACAACTCGATAAAGATACACTCTTATTGCAATACTCCATCGGTGAAAAACGCAGTTATCTGTGGGCTGTCACACCCACTTCTCTCAACAGCTACGAACTACCAGGGCGCGACAAAATAGCCCAAGCCGTAAAAAACTATAAAGAACCCTTACTATTTTGTCAAAACCGCGACTGTCAAAGCCTCTCTTCTCGGCAACAAGCTAAATTCTTCCAAGCAGCAACCCAACTCAGTCAACTTATCCTTGCACCTGTGGCTGAAAAATTAGCTGACAAACGCTTAGTTATCGTTGGCGATGGCGCATTACAAGATATTCCCTTTGCGGCCTTAGTTGCACCCAACACTCCCGCCACCAACCAAAAAGATTACCAACCCCTCATCCTCAAACATGAAATTGTCAATTTGCCTTCTATGACAGCTATTGCTACCCACAGGCAAAAATTGCGTCAAAGGCAATTAGCACCCAAAACTTTAGCAGTTCTGGCTAACCCTGTGTTTAGTGCCGAAGATGAACGGGTAACAGGTAAACCAGCAGGAGTTACATCAGACTTAGACATCCGTGGTCAATTAGAACAGTCTGCCCTAAAACGCGCCGCACGCAATATCAACCGCAGTCAGTGGTGGGATGCGCTTCCCGGTACGCTCAAGGAAGCAGAGGCAATTTTACCGTTAGCACCATCAGACAGCCGCCTATTAGCTGTTAACTTCGATGCTAACTATAACTGGGCAACCAGCAAACAACTTGCACAATATCGCTTTGTGCATTTGGCAACACATGGCTTTGCTGACCCCACCAACCCAGAGTTATCAGGAATTGTGCTGTCTTTAGTTAACAAGCAAGGTCAATCTATTCCTGGTTATTTGCGCCTGAGTGATATTTTCAACCTGAATTTACCTGCTCAATTAGTGGTATTAAGTGCCTGTGAAACTGGTCTAGGTGCAGATATCAAAGGCGAGGGCTTGGTAGGGTTGACAAGAGGTTTAATGTATGCAGGTTCCGCCAGTGTGGCCTTGTCGTTGTGGCAAGTGAGTGATGACGCGACACCAGAACTAATGAAGGAGTTTTATCAACAAATGTTGCAAGGGAAAAAGTCACCGAATGCCGCCTTACGTGCGGCGCAAATAGCTATGTTGCAAAATCCCGATTGGCGTTATCCGTACTATTGGGGGGCTTTTACAGTTCAGGGTGAGTGGCGATGA
- a CDS encoding TldD/PmbA family protein: MPTTLADAQNLVADLISRYSSRVDYLMIRLEEAEGTDILLRGDKVETLSEGISIGGHIRACYKGGWGLSSFNQLSTIKERIEEAIAAARMVGDEETLLAPIDPVQAVCQLPLMGTDPRKISLSQKKQLCDRYTQLLKSVDPQITTTSVRYGDSAQRIIIATSEGTLIDQSWVDMEMRFAATARNGETVQTGRETTGSRKAYEDLINLDEQVKSAAQRAVAALSLPPVKGNTYTVVIDPILTGLFVHEAFGHLSEADMAYENPDLLEVMTIGRRFGPEELQIFDGAAPTGHRGSYFYDDEGTPATTTQLIQDGVLVGRLHSRETAGKLDEAPTGNARCLNYHFSPIVRMTNTWIEPGKTPVADLFTDIKEGVYARNWLGGMTNGEMFTFSAGEAWMIRNGKIAEPVRDVTLSGNVFQTLADIEAIGDDFYWDESGGCGKGGQNGLPVGCGGPSLRIKDVVVGGEA, encoded by the coding sequence ATGCCAACTACACTTGCTGACGCACAAAATTTAGTTGCTGACCTCATCTCCCGCTACTCATCCCGTGTAGATTATTTGATGATTCGCCTAGAGGAAGCAGAAGGGACTGATATCTTGTTGCGTGGCGACAAAGTAGAAACCCTTAGTGAAGGTATTTCTATTGGTGGACATATTCGCGCTTGTTATAAAGGTGGCTGGGGTTTGAGCAGTTTTAACCAGCTTTCTACTATTAAAGAACGAATTGAGGAAGCGATCGCAGCTGCTCGCATGGTAGGTGATGAAGAAACTCTACTAGCCCCCATTGACCCAGTGCAAGCAGTCTGTCAATTACCTTTGATGGGTACAGATCCGCGTAAAATTAGCTTATCGCAGAAAAAACAATTGTGCGATCGCTACACTCAACTATTAAAAAGTGTTGACCCTCAAATTACTACAACTTCCGTTCGCTACGGTGATAGCGCCCAAAGAATCATCATTGCGACCTCAGAAGGTACACTCATTGACCAATCTTGGGTAGATATGGAAATGCGCTTCGCTGCCACAGCCAGAAACGGCGAAACAGTCCAAACCGGAAGAGAAACAACAGGTTCTCGCAAAGCCTACGAAGATTTAATCAATTTAGATGAACAAGTCAAAAGTGCCGCACAAAGAGCCGTTGCAGCTTTATCTCTCCCACCAGTTAAAGGTAATACCTACACCGTAGTTATTGACCCCATCCTCACAGGTTTATTTGTTCATGAAGCCTTTGGTCATCTTTCCGAAGCCGATATGGCTTACGAAAACCCCGACTTACTCGAAGTTATGACCATCGGGCGGCGGTTTGGGCCAGAAGAACTACAAATTTTTGATGGTGCAGCCCCAACCGGACACCGTGGTAGTTATTTTTATGATGATGAAGGTACACCCGCCACCACTACCCAACTTATCCAAGATGGGGTTTTAGTGGGAAGGTTGCACTCACGAGAAACCGCCGGCAAATTAGACGAAGCCCCCACTGGTAACGCACGTTGTCTCAATTATCACTTCAGTCCCATTGTCCGCATGACTAATACCTGGATAGAACCAGGAAAAACGCCAGTCGCCGATTTATTTACCGATATCAAAGAAGGAGTCTACGCCCGTAACTGGCTCGGCGGGATGACTAATGGTGAAATGTTCACCTTTAGCGCCGGGGAAGCATGGATGATTAGAAACGGTAAAATTGCCGAACCTGTCAGAGATGTCACACTGTCGGGTAATGTTTTCCAAACCCTAGCTGATATTGAAGCAATTGGCGATGATTTCTACTGGGATGAGTCTGGTGGCTGCGGTAAAGGAGGACAAAACGGTTTACCTGTAGGCTGTGGTGGCCCCAGTCTCCGCATTAAAGATGTCGTTGTAGGCGGAGAAGCTTAG
- a CDS encoding PleD family two-component system response regulator, with protein sequence MKSISSLSLTKKSPVILVADDDPVIRMTLRRIMENEGYQVVEVANGKQCLDAYETVKPDIILLDAIMPVMDGFTCCQELLQINRDNLKSAMTKFNSELEIHELLISKLWKHTPIVMITNLDDEDSINRAFDVGAINFITKPIQLTVLRRQLRQLLKQAQVYKQLEAANKALQELANEDSLTGLANRRRFDDYLNTQWINLAQQALPLSLILCDIDFFKLYNDQYGHPMGDVCLKKVGNALNSTVQKYQDLVARYGGEEFAVIMPNTHAAGAVHIAHLIQSEIRNLQIIHDGSLVNQYVTLSLGVATVVPTWGASALDLIIDADKALYQAKEAGRNRIVSNVKMMV encoded by the coding sequence ATGAAAAGTATTAGTTCACTTTCTCTTACCAAAAAGTCTCCCGTCATTCTCGTAGCTGATGATGATCCCGTCATCCGTATGACATTGCGGCGAATTATGGAAAATGAAGGCTACCAAGTAGTTGAAGTTGCTAATGGTAAACAGTGTTTAGATGCTTATGAAACTGTGAAGCCCGATATCATTTTGCTAGATGCTATCATGCCTGTAATGGATGGTTTTACCTGTTGTCAGGAATTATTACAAATTAACAGAGATAATTTAAAATCAGCAATGACAAAGTTTAATTCAGAGTTGGAAATACATGAACTCTTGATTTCTAAACTTTGGAAACATACGCCAATAGTCATGATTACGAATTTAGATGACGAAGATTCTATTAATCGTGCTTTTGATGTAGGTGCAATCAACTTTATTACAAAACCAATTCAACTAACAGTCTTACGTCGGCAGTTGCGCCAATTACTCAAACAAGCACAAGTTTATAAACAATTAGAAGCAGCTAATAAAGCCTTGCAAGAACTAGCAAACGAAGATAGTTTAACTGGCTTGGCTAATCGTCGTCGCTTTGATGATTATCTCAATACCCAGTGGATTAATTTAGCCCAGCAAGCTTTACCTTTATCGCTGATTCTTTGTGACATTGACTTTTTTAAATTATATAACGACCAATATGGTCATCCGATGGGAGATGTTTGTTTAAAAAAAGTCGGTAATGCCTTAAACTCAACAGTTCAAAAATATCAAGATTTAGTGGCTCGTTATGGCGGCGAAGAATTTGCCGTCATTATGCCCAATACCCATGCGGCTGGTGCTGTTCATATTGCTCATTTAATTCAATCAGAAATCAGAAATTTACAAATTATTCATGATGGTTCTTTAGTGAATCAGTACGTGACTTTAAGCTTAGGCGTAGCAACTGTAGTGCCAACTTGGGGTGCGTCAGCTCTCGATTTAATTATTGATGCAGATAAGGCACTTTACCAAGCAAAAGAAGCCGGACGCAATCGCATTGTTTCAAATGTCAAGATGATGGTCTAA